In Naumovozyma castellii chromosome 1, complete genome, one DNA window encodes the following:
- the RIX7 gene encoding putative AAA family ATPase RIX7 (ancestral locus Anc_4.23) has product MAKVKSKKGSLVGALDTKISDLIYRLLDEKTADLKRANAQKVHDIETIDEGSNADVFDNIFFAKDLNPGEVYTFCLTKDLSLQRTKKVVLQKTIERVLKSAIEEEAEEFSAYPEFSAKLDEEEQANINGDALIAKNLMIAADTNDMNKSITSQWAAKQEKSVEPTPVPDGTITEEHTPKSKKRSKEGPSKTKRQKTKADRTPPSSDLNSLGGMDDVIAQLMELIGLPILHPEIYLSTGVEPPRGVLLHGPPGCGKTSIANALAGELKVPFISISAPSVVSGMSGESEKKLRELFEEAKSLAPCLMFFDEIDAITPKRDGGAQREMERRIVAQLLTSMDELSMEQTGGKPVIVIGATNRPDSLDAALRRAGRFDREICLNVPNEVSRLHILKKMSNNLKIDGEIDFLKLAKLTPGFVGADLKALTTAAGTCAIKRIFQTYSTLTSNDSNTVEFSSEDQMDIDQNESPVPTETGQQNDSLINEQSLKNTANMIDPLPLSIIQKFIQNFPEPLNDEQLAQLSIKYEDFLKALPTIQPTAKREGFATVPDVTWANVGALGKVRVELNMAIVQPIKRPELYEKVGINAPAGVLLWGPPGCGKTLLAKAVANESRANFISIKGPELLNKYVGESERAIRQVFTRARASVPCVIFFDELDALVPRRDTSLSESSSRVVNTLLTELDGLNDRRGIFVVAATNRPDMIDPAMLRPGRLDKTIFIELPNYEEKVDIITTVSRSSGTPLAEGVDFRKIIQDERCRNFSGADLAALVRESSVLALKRSFFKTDDIQSVGDNNLDKEFEDLTVGALDEQVLVTANDFNRALQKIKPSVSDKDRAKYDKLNRKMGWNDDVELKEDEGISTN; this is encoded by the coding sequence ATGGCAAAAGTGAAGTCCAAAAAAGGGTCCCTAGTGGGAGCTCTTGATACAAAAATTTCCGACCTAATTTATCGTTTATTGGATGAAAAGACTGCTGACTTGAAAAGAGCCAATGCACAGAAGGTTCATGACATCGAAACAATAGATGAGGGCTCGAATGCTGATGTTTTTgacaatattttctttgccAAGGATTTAAACCCAGGCGAAGTCTACACTTTTTGTCTAACTAAAGATCTATCTTTACAAAGAACGAAGAAAGTTGTCCTACAAAAGACAATCGAACGTGTCCTAAAGAGTGCTatcgaagaagaagctgaagaaTTTAGTGCATATCCTGAGTTTTCTGCCAAGCtggatgaagaagaacaggCAAACATCAATGGCGATGCTCTGATAGCAAAAAATCTAATGATTGCTGCAGATACAAATGATATGAATAAAAGCATCACAAGTCAATGGGCTgcaaaacaagaaaaaagtGTAGAGCCTACTCCAGTTCCTGATGGTACAATCACAGAAGAACACACTCccaaatcaaagaaaagatcCAAGGAAGGACCTAGTAAGACAAAGAGACAAAAAACCAAAGCTGATAGAACCCCACCTTCATCTGATTTGAACTCGTTAGGTGGTATGGACGATGTCATAGCCCAACTAATGGAATTGATAGGCCTGCCCATTTTGCATCCCGAGATTTATTTATCCACAGGTGTTGAGCCACCTAGAGGGGTACTGCTCCATGGGCCACCAGGTTGTGGTAAGACTTCAATTGCCAATGCCCTTGCAGGTGAATTAAAAGTTCCATTTATCTCGATTTCGGCTCCATCTGTAGTAAGTGGAATGTCTGGTGAAAGTGAAAAGAAACTTAGGGAATTGTTTGAAGAGGCCAAGTCGTTGGCTCCATGCCTAATGTTTTTCGATGAAATCGATGCCATTACACCAAAACGTGATGGGGGTGCCCAAAGAGAAATGGAAAGGAGAATTGTAGCACAACTCTTGACCTCCATGGATGAATTATCAATGGAGCAAACAGGTGGGAAACctgttattgttattggaGCAACAAATAGACCCGATTCCTTAGACGCAGCCTTGAGGAGAGCAGGGAGGTTCGATAGAGAAATTTGTTTGAATGTCCCTAATGAAGTTTCCAGATTACATATTCTTAAGAAAATGtctaataatttgaagatCGACGGTGAAATCGACTTCCTAAAATTAGCAAAACTAACTCCTGGGTTTGTTGGTGCGGACCTAAAGGCTCTAACTACCGCTGCAGGTACTTGCGCTATAAAAAGAATCTTCCAAACGTATTCTACTTTGACTTCCAATGATTCCAATACTGTTGAATTTTCTAGCGAAGACCAAATGGATATCGATCAAAATGAATCACCGGTGCCCACAGAAACAGGTCAACAGAATGACTCTCTCATAAATGAACAAAGTTTGAAGAACACAGCTAACATGATTGATCCACTTCCATTgtcaattattcaaaaatttataCAAAACTTCCCAGAACCGCTAAATGATGAACAGTTAGCCCAATTATCAATCAAATACGAGGACTTCTTAAAAGCTCTTCCTACAATTCAACCAACGGCTAAGAGAGAAGGGTTTGCGACTGTTCCAGACGTTACTTGGGCTAATGTTGGTGCCTTGGGTAAGGTCCGTGTTGAATTGAATATGGCTATTGTACAACCTATCAAGAGACCAGAACTATATGAAAAAGTGGGTATTAATGCACCTGCAGGTGTTTTATTATGGGGGCCACCAGGTTGTGGTAAGACTTTACTAGCTAAAGCGGTAGCGAATGAATCTAGAGCAAACTTTATTTCTATCAAGGGTCCcgaattattaaataaatatgttGGTGAATCGGAAAGAGCGATTAGACAAGTGTTTACACGTGCTAGGGCATCGGTACCCTGTGTGATATTctttgatgaattggatgCTCTTGTGCCAAGGAGAGATACTTCGTTATCTGAATCTTCATCTAGAGTTGTTAACACACTACTGACAGAATTAGATGGTTTGAATGATAGACGTGGGATTTTTGTTGTAGCGGCTACTAATAGACCTGATATGATTGATCCTGCAATGTTAAGGCCAGGCAGATTGGataaaacaatttttatCGAGCTACCGAACTATGAAGAGAAAGTTGATATTATTACAACTGTTTCTAGATCAAGTGGTACTCCATTGGCTGAAGGTGTTGAttttagaaaaattatacAAGACGAACGTTGTAGAAATTTCTCTGGGGCCGACTTGGCAGCACTGGTTAGAGAAAGTTCTGTGTTAGCGCTTAAAAGAAGCTTCTTTAAGACAGATGATATACAATCTGTTGGAGATAACAATCTGGATAAAGAGTTTGAAGATTTAACTGTTGGAGCGTTAGATGAACAAGTCTTGGTAACAGCTAATGATTTCAATAGGGCattacaaaaaataaaaccTTCAGTGAGTGATAAGGACAGGGCAAAATATGACAAACTAAATAGAAAAATGGGATGGAATGATGATGTCGAGttgaaagaagatgaaggtATATCGACGAATTAA
- the GRC3 gene encoding polynucleotide 5'-hydroxyl-kinase (ancestral locus Anc_4.22), with translation MTPSISSSKEPTSTILQEEYDSGAEADGLANQRDLEIFHPLLNHNIFRIVESNQTALLIGLKEKENVYLSGIFQLQIVKGGIKYNNVHYNASKQIITFWHPLSNSISGIQSSHYAGWEEEIFIDNSYKTLITEELNDYPCILRIRNAPVEGLLDCFKLYKDVRFLWKIRDCQAKNITSRDQTFDILTEYVDDFSPLEISTQWSAAIENLNMIHRNESLDVRIMVIGGKNSGKSTFLKLLLENFLHGGSSMEMTQQELLYLDLDPGQPEYSHPECISLTEINSSEKVLGQDLNQAFKKIIKQLYVGMPSPQDEPTLYLEKVDKIIEAFENESFVGTSLLNLPGWIKGFGLNILNHIIKQYKPTNIIILESNNTKQYTDSLQIPDYFETALHNKYKPSISTLKANSNSNKDSTLQKQSKFQPSQIRIFKMLALFHKTQQDIYNLKYDFHPLVTKAPVQISYGNSPGICGIQMLNEFKNIHPDDLQSALEGTIFGLHRVTNDITRHSSLKGTFPLLQEKIPNMEYVTLMLLHSIDAQNCIMNVYIPEYMITELKAAEHVEWVITRGKSETPLCEFYPPNKLFWEIEPPFISTQRRKKYEHIWKVRRNVKRRGHHLK, from the coding sequence ATGACTCCAAgtatttcatcttctaaagAACCCACTTCGACTATTTTGCAAGAAGAGTATGATTCTGGTGCGGAAGCAGATGGATTGGCAAATCAAAGAGATctagaaatatttcatccattattaaatcatAATATATTCCGAATTGTTGAATCTAATCAAACTGCCTTACTCATAGGTCTcaaagaaaaggaaaatgtGTACCTATCaggaatttttcaattacAGATTGTAAAAGGtggaataaaatataacaaTGTTCATTATAATGCGTCCAAACAAATCATTACCTTCTGGCACCCTTTATCTAATTCCATATCAGGGATTCAAAGTTCACATTATGCTGGATGGGAAGAAGAGATATTCATCGATAATAGCTATAAGACTCTAATAACAGAAGAGTTAAACGATTACCCTTGTATACTACGAATAAGGAACGCCCCGGTGGAAGGCCTCCTGGATTGTTTTAAACTCTACAAAGATGTCCGTTTTTTATGGAAGATTCGTGACTGCCAAGCAAAAAATATTACCTCCAGGGATCAAActtttgatattttaacTGAATATGTTGACGATTTCTCTCCGTTAGAAATATCAACTCAATGGTCAGCagcaattgaaaatttgaatatgattCATAGGAACGAATCATTGGATGTTAGAATTATGGTCATTGGTGGCAAAAATTCTGGGAAGTCCACTTTTTTGAAGCTATTgttggaaaatttcttgCATGGTGGTTCTTCTATGGAAATGACACAAcaagaattattatatttggatttaGATCCGGGACAGCCAGAGTATTCTCATCCCGAATGTATCTCACTGACagaaattaattcatcGGAGAAAGTTTTGGGTCAAGATTTGAACCAGGCATTCAAAAAGATCATAAAACAATTATATGTGGGAATGCCCTCTCCACAAGATGAACCAACTCTATATCTAGAAAAAGTGGACAAAATAATAGAAGCATTTGAAAATGAGTCATTTGTCGGTACTTCTCTGTTAAACTTACCGGGGTGGATAAAAGGTTTTGgattgaatattttaaatcaCATTATAAAGCAATACAAACCTACAAATATAATTATATTGGAATCTAATAACACAAAGCAATATACTGACAGCTTGCAGATACCAGACTATTTTGAAACAGCCCTTCACAATAAATATAAACCTTCAATCTCTACTCTAAAAGCAAACTCTAATTCCAATAAAGACAGCACATTACAAAAACAATCAAAGTTTCAACCATCTCAGATAAGAATCTTCAAAATGCTCGCACTTTTTCATAAAACGCAGCAAGATATTTACAACCTAAAGTACGACTTCCATCCTCTTGTTACAAAAGCACCCGTCCAAATTTCATATGGCAATTCACCAGGTATCTGTGGAATACAGATGTTGAATGAGTTCAAGAATATTCACCCAGATGATTTACAAAGTGCATTGGAAGGTACTATTTTCGGGCTTCATCGCGTAACCAATGATATAACCAGACATTCTTCCCTTAAAGGAACTTTTCCATTGCTACAGGagaaaattccaaatatggaaTATGTAACCCTGATGTTACTTCATTCTATAGACGCCCAGAATTGCATCATGAATGTTTATATTCCAGAATATATGATCACTGAATTAAAGGCTGCAGAACACGTAGAATGGGTCATAACTAGGGGTAAAAGCGAGACTCCACTTTGTGAATTTTATCCACCTAATAAACTATTCTGGGAAATTGAACCTCCATTTATTTCAACtcaaagaaggaaaaagtACGAGCATATCTGGAAAGTAAGAAGAAATGTAAAAAGAAGAGGTCACCATCTAAAATGA